One window of Fusobacterium sp. IOR10 genomic DNA carries:
- a CDS encoding 7-cyano-7-deazaguanine synthase, with product MEKRKVKALALFSGGLDSSLAIKLIKDQGIEVIALNFVSHFFGGKNEKAEKMAKQLGVKLEYVDFSKHHMDIMKNPVYGRGKNMNPCIDCHALMFKFAGELLKEYDADFLISGEVLGQRPMSQNSSSLEKVKKLSKKGDIILRPLSAKNLPLSQPEIDGLVDREKLMDISGRSRTRQIALAEEMGLVDYPTPAGGCLLTDPAYSKRLKIIEEDGLLEDENSNIFHLLKKGRFYRFEKRKYLFVGRTKEENEEILKYKTFGDFFIRGKSVGGPYIIGYGGLSEAETEFAKDLFSKYCKFKGEKEVEIFFNEKPMKVMEINNNQVEEQIKKYQIVMK from the coding sequence GTGGAAAAAAGAAAAGTAAAAGCTTTAGCATTATTTTCAGGAGGATTAGATAGTTCTTTAGCTATAAAACTAATTAAAGACCAAGGTATAGAAGTTATCGCTTTAAATTTTGTATCTCATTTTTTCGGTGGGAAAAATGAAAAAGCAGAAAAAATGGCCAAGCAATTAGGAGTTAAATTAGAGTATGTTGACTTTAGTAAACATCATATGGATATAATGAAAAATCCAGTATATGGAAGAGGGAAAAATATGAATCCATGTATTGATTGTCATGCTCTTATGTTTAAATTTGCAGGGGAATTATTAAAAGAATATGATGCTGATTTTTTAATTTCAGGAGAAGTTTTAGGTCAAAGACCAATGTCTCAAAATTCAAGTTCTTTAGAGAAAGTAAAAAAATTATCTAAAAAGGGAGATATAATCTTAAGACCTCTTTCTGCTAAAAATTTACCTTTAAGTCAGCCTGAAATAGATGGGTTAGTTGATAGAGAAAAGCTTATGGATATTAGTGGAAGATCAAGAACAAGACAGATTGCCTTAGCAGAGGAAATGGGATTAGTAGATTATCCAACACCAGCAGGGGGATGTCTTTTAACAGATCCAGCTTATTCTAAAAGATTGAAAATAATAGAAGAAGATGGGTTACTAGAGGATGAAAATTCCAATATATTTCATCTTTTAAAAAAAGGTAGATTTTATAGATTTGAAAAAAGAAAGTATCTTTTTGTTGGAAGAACTAAGGAAGAAAATGAAGAAATTTTAAAATATAAAACATTTGGAGATTTTTTCATAAGAGGTAAGTCTGTTGGAGGCCCTTACATAATAGGTTATGGAGGTTTGTCAGAAGCAGAAACAGAATTTGCTAAAGATTTATTTTCTAAATATTGTAAATTCAAAGGGGAAAAAGAAGTAGAGATATTTTTTAACGAGAAACCAATGAAAGTTATGGAAATTAACAATAACCAAGTAGAAGAACAAATAAAAAAATATCAAATTGTTATGAAATAA
- the sepF gene encoding cell division protein SepF produces the protein MNKKRNKLESFKEIFGMGGSDVENEDSGIVDFQSEKIQSEEMKINKGKFFGKKDIEKKESIVMEEDISDYQSVIVDLKKYEDCKKIAKYIKNDKVVTLNLEYLDKETAQRIIDFLSGAMSIKEARLIDISANVYVSVPKDMNVFFDRGKKQNKNNLFNLK, from the coding sequence ATGAATAAGAAGAGAAACAAGTTAGAAAGTTTTAAAGAAATATTTGGCATGGGTGGCTCTGATGTTGAAAATGAAGATAGTGGGATAGTTGATTTTCAAAGCGAAAAAATTCAATCAGAAGAAATGAAAATTAACAAAGGAAAATTTTTTGGGAAAAAAGATATTGAAAAAAAAGAGTCTATTGTGATGGAAGAAGATATTTCAGATTATCAAAGTGTTATAGTTGACTTAAAGAAATATGAAGATTGTAAAAAAATAGCTAAATATATAAAAAATGATAAAGTGGTTACATTAAATTTAGAATATTTAGATAAAGAAACAGCCCAAAGGATAATTGACTTTTTAAGTGGAGCTATGTCTATTAAAGAAGCTAGATTAATAGATATTAGTGCTAATGTATATGTATCTGTTCCAAAGGATATGAATGTATTCTTTGACAGGGGAAAAAAACAAAATAAAAACAATTTGTTTAATTTAAAATAA
- a CDS encoding YggS family pyridoxal phosphate-dependent enzyme, with translation MSIVTERVKEIQNDIKKHSSYPQKVKLVAVTKYPIVDKPKLEELIENEILDFGENRVQVLEDKRELLGEEKNNINWNFIGNLQKNKVKYIIGYIHMIHSVNRMSIAEEINKRAKNVKRVIDVLIEINLSGEDSKEGYEESDFYKDLPELMKLENIKIKGLMTIAPNTDDEEKVRASFRKLREIKEDLNEKYFNGTLSELSMGMSHDYKIALEEGATIIRVGSKLYS, from the coding sequence TTGTCAATAGTAACTGAAAGAGTCAAAGAAATACAAAATGATATAAAAAAACATTCTTCGTATCCACAAAAAGTTAAGTTAGTTGCAGTAACTAAATATCCAATAGTGGATAAACCTAAATTAGAAGAATTAATTGAAAATGAAATATTAGACTTTGGAGAGAATAGGGTTCAAGTTTTAGAGGATAAAAGAGAACTACTAGGGGAAGAAAAAAATAATATTAATTGGAATTTCATAGGAAATTTACAAAAAAATAAAGTAAAATATATTATAGGGTATATTCATATGATACATTCTGTAAATAGAATGTCAATTGCTGAGGAAATTAATAAAAGGGCAAAAAATGTAAAAAGAGTTATAGATGTATTAATAGAAATAAATTTAAGTGGAGAGGATTCAAAGGAAGGATACGAAGAAAGTGATTTTTATAAAGATTTGCCAGAATTAATGAAACTAGAAAATATAAAAATTAAAGGGTTAATGACAATAGCTCCAAATACAGATGATGAAGAAAAAGTGAGAGCTAGTTTTAGAAAATTAAGAGAAATAAAAGAGGATTTAAATGAAAAATATTTCAATGGAACTCTTAGTGAACTTTCAATGGGCATGAGTCATGATTATAAAATAGCTCTTGAAGAAGGGGCAACAATAATAAGAGTTGGAAGCAAACTTTATAGCTAA
- the hemW gene encoding radical SAM family heme chaperone HemW → MVDAIYIHIPFCVKKCNYCDFLSFKSDEETIEKYVVNLIKEIELYPKYNYDTVYFGGGTPSLLKGEQIKRILNTLSINANAEVTLELNPKTASGEEIREFKNAGINRLSIGIQSFNDKFLKKLGRIHNIQEGISVYKETRKIGFNSISLDLMFSLPEESIEDVKMDMKKLIELNPEHFSIYSLIWEPGTNFYEKLKKGEYKETENDLEADMYEYIIDYAKKNSYTHYEISNFCKKGYEARHNTKYWRNKEYLGVGLGASGYLDNIRYKNQMKFSSYCDSILIGKKPILENEIVDEVSLEEYRHILGLRLLEEGIVPNTEENYVKIYKELENKNFLIKKDGRYILTKKGLFLANDVFEKFI, encoded by the coding sequence ATGGTAGATGCAATATATATTCATATTCCTTTTTGCGTGAAAAAATGTAATTACTGTGATTTTTTATCCTTTAAAAGTGATGAAGAAACAATAGAGAAATATGTTGTAAATTTAATTAAAGAAATAGAGCTCTACCCTAAATATAATTACGATACAGTTTATTTTGGTGGAGGAACCCCCTCTCTTTTAAAAGGGGAACAAATAAAAAGAATATTAAATACATTGAGTATAAATGCTAATGCAGAAGTAACACTGGAATTGAATCCTAAAACAGCTAGTGGCGAAGAAATAAGAGAATTTAAAAATGCAGGAATAAATAGGCTAAGTATAGGAATTCAAAGTTTCAATGATAAATTTTTAAAAAAATTAGGAAGGATACACAATATTCAAGAGGGAATAAGTGTATATAAGGAAACTAGAAAAATAGGTTTTAATAGTATTAGCCTAGATTTAATGTTTTCCTTACCAGAAGAAAGTATTGAAGATGTGAAAATGGATATGAAAAAGTTAATAGAATTAAATCCAGAACATTTTTCAATATATTCTTTAATTTGGGAACCTGGAACTAATTTTTACGAAAAATTAAAAAAAGGTGAATATAAAGAGACAGAAAATGATTTAGAAGCAGATATGTATGAATATATAATTGACTATGCTAAAAAAAATTCATATACTCATTATGAAATCTCAAATTTTTGTAAAAAGGGCTATGAAGCTAGACATAATACTAAATATTGGAGAAATAAAGAATATTTAGGAGTTGGATTAGGTGCTTCAGGTTATTTAGATAATATTAGGTATAAAAATCAGATGAAATTTAGTTCTTATTGTGATAGTATATTAATAGGTAAAAAACCAATATTAGAAAATGAAATAGTAGATGAAGTGTCTCTAGAAGAATACAGACATATATTAGGTCTTAGACTTTTAGAAGAGGGAATAGTTCCAAATACAGAGGAAAATTATGTGAAAATTTATAAAGAGCTTGAAAATAAAAATTTTTTAATTAAAAAAGATGGAAGATATATATTAACTAAAAAAGGATTGTTTTTAGCAAACGATGTATTTGAAAAATTTATATGA
- a CDS encoding phospho-sugar mutase, whose translation MKEKVMETYKLWLESDYIDPNDKEELKDLNYKEIEERFYTNLSFGTAGMRGIRGIGTNRINKYIVRKATQGLANYIIKTTGQEGMKKGVAIAYDCRIGSSEYAMNAALVLAGNGIKSYLYESLRTTPELSFTIRELGAQSGIVVTASHNPQEYNGYKVYWDIGCQIVEPEASGIISEVNNVKDFKSIKMTTMEEAKEKGLLEIIGKEIDDKFIEAVKKEAINVDIPGKKDYKIVYSPLHGTAGRPVKRILSEMGFDGVHVVKEQEVPDGMFPTCSYPNPEDKTVFKLSTKLADEIGANLCIGNDPDGDRTGIAVKTKAGEWIYPNGNQIGMILMDYILKNTENIPKNGAVVSTIVSTPMLDEIAKKYKVKMYRTLTGFKYIGEKIEEFKTGKLDGTYLFGFEESIGYLKGTHVRDKDAVVASLLISEIGAYYESIGSSIAEELDRIYKKYGWFGEDVVSIVKKGMDGAKAIKKIMKTLREKEIKNMIGKKVISLKDFKKSIEIDFEHCHRKTIELPKSNVLQFTLEDDILITVRPSGTEPKIKYYIYVKGKTKEEADLRIKEVSEQFIEFVDSL comes from the coding sequence ATGAAAGAAAAGGTAATGGAAACATATAAATTATGGCTAGAGTCAGACTATATAGATCCTAATGATAAAGAAGAGTTAAAAGATTTAAATTATAAGGAAATAGAGGAAAGATTTTATACCAATTTGAGTTTTGGAACTGCTGGAATGAGAGGTATAAGAGGAATTGGGACTAATCGTATAAATAAATATATTGTAAGAAAAGCCACTCAAGGACTTGCTAACTATATAATAAAGACAACTGGTCAAGAAGGAATGAAAAAAGGGGTGGCCATTGCCTATGACTGTAGAATAGGATCTTCTGAATATGCTATGAATGCTGCTTTGGTACTTGCAGGAAATGGTATAAAATCTTATTTATATGAATCTTTGAGAACAACACCAGAACTTTCATTTACAATTAGAGAACTTGGAGCTCAATCAGGTATAGTTGTAACAGCTTCACACAATCCTCAAGAATATAATGGATATAAAGTTTACTGGGATATTGGCTGTCAAATTGTAGAGCCAGAAGCTAGTGGAATAATTTCAGAAGTAAATAATGTTAAAGATTTTAAAAGTATAAAAATGACAACAATGGAAGAAGCTAAAGAAAAAGGACTTCTAGAAATTATAGGAAAAGAAATAGATGATAAATTTATAGAGGCAGTGAAAAAAGAAGCTATAAATGTTGATATACCTGGTAAAAAAGATTATAAAATAGTTTATTCTCCTCTTCATGGAACTGCAGGAAGACCAGTGAAGAGAATTCTTTCTGAAATGGGCTTTGATGGTGTTCATGTTGTAAAGGAACAAGAGGTTCCAGATGGTATGTTCCCAACTTGTTCTTATCCAAATCCTGAAGATAAAACAGTTTTTAAATTATCAACAAAACTTGCAGATGAAATAGGAGCTAACCTTTGTATAGGAAATGATCCAGATGGTGATAGAACAGGAATAGCAGTAAAAACAAAAGCTGGTGAATGGATATATCCAAATGGAAATCAAATAGGAATGATTTTAATGGATTATATTTTAAAAAATACAGAAAATATTCCTAAAAATGGAGCAGTTGTTTCTACAATAGTTTCAACACCTATGTTAGATGAAATAGCAAAAAAATATAAAGTTAAAATGTATAGAACTTTAACTGGATTTAAATATATTGGAGAAAAAATAGAGGAATTTAAAACAGGAAAATTAGATGGAACTTATTTATTTGGATTTGAAGAATCAATAGGATATTTAAAAGGAACCCATGTAAGGGATAAAGATGCTGTTGTTGCATCCCTATTAATTTCAGAAATAGGAGCTTATTATGAAAGTATAGGAAGTTCAATAGCAGAAGAATTAGATAGAATTTATAAAAAATATGGTTGGTTTGGAGAAGATGTAGTATCTATTGTGAAAAAAGGGATGGATGGAGCAAAGGCAATTAAAAAAATTATGAAAACCCTAAGAGAAAAAGAAATTAAAAACATGATTGGGAAAAAAGTTATTTCATTGAAAGATTTCAAAAAAAGTATTGAAATAGATTTTGAACATTGTCATAGAAAAACAATAGAACTTCCAAAATCAAATGTTTTACAGTTCACATTGGAAGATGATATTCTAATAACAGTTAGACCTTCAGGTACAGAGCCTAAAATTAAATACTATATTTATGTAAAAGGTAAAACTAAAGAAGAAGCTGATCTTCGTATAAAAGAAGTAAGTGAACAATTTATTGAGTTTGTAGATTCATTATAA
- the galU gene encoding UTP--glucose-1-phosphate uridylyltransferase GalU: MRKVTKAVIPAAGLGTRVLPATKAQPKEMLVIVDKPSLQYIVEELVKSGITDIVIITGRNKNSIEDHFDYSFELEETLKEQGKYKLLEKVQYLSNLANIFYVRQTHPMELGHAILKAKPFIGNEPFVIALGDDIVYTEGKTATSQLIETYEKYGASVLGVQNVNEKDVCKYGIVKPGVTLDEKTVAVENFIEKPSIKEAPSTLACLGRYLLSSEIFKSLEETEPGKGGEIQLTDGILKMLKNGKKVVAHNFHGKRYDIGNKIGLLKANIDFGLRNKETREDLIKYLKEEVKL, translated from the coding sequence ATGAGAAAGGTAACTAAAGCAGTTATACCTGCAGCAGGGCTAGGGACAAGAGTACTACCAGCAACAAAAGCTCAACCTAAAGAGATGCTTGTAATAGTTGATAAGCCATCCCTTCAATATATAGTTGAAGAGTTAGTGAAATCAGGAATAACAGACATAGTAATAATAACAGGAAGAAATAAGAATTCAATAGAAGATCATTTTGATTATTCCTTTGAATTAGAAGAAACTCTAAAGGAACAAGGAAAGTATAAATTACTTGAAAAAGTTCAATACTTATCAAATTTAGCTAATATATTTTATGTTAGACAAACTCATCCAATGGAGTTAGGTCACGCAATATTAAAGGCAAAACCATTTATAGGAAATGAACCATTTGTAATAGCTCTAGGTGATGATATAGTTTATACAGAAGGTAAAACAGCAACTTCTCAGTTAATAGAAACATATGAAAAATATGGAGCAAGTGTACTTGGAGTACAAAATGTTAATGAGAAAGATGTGTGTAAATATGGAATAGTAAAACCAGGTGTAACCTTAGATGAAAAAACAGTTGCAGTGGAAAATTTCATAGAGAAACCAAGTATAAAAGAAGCTCCATCAACACTAGCGTGCCTAGGAAGATATCTTCTAAGTTCAGAAATATTTAAATCTCTAGAAGAAACAGAGCCAGGAAAAGGTGGAGAAATTCAATTAACAGATGGTATACTAAAAATGTTAAAAAATGGGAAAAAAGTAGTAGCTCATAATTTTCATGGGAAGAGATATGATATTGGAAATAAAATAGGCCTGCTAAAGGCAAATATTGATTTTGGTCTAAGAAATAAAGAAACAAGGGAAGATTTAATTAAATACTTAAAAGAAGAAGTAAAGTTATAA
- the metG gene encoding methionine--tRNA ligase has product MNNKFYITTPIYYVNGDPHVGSAYTTIAADTMARYKKTAGYDVFFLTGTDEHGQKVEETAKAKGLSPQAWTDKMAPRFKEMWTALNVKNDDFIRTTEERHKKAVTKILKTVYEKGDIYKGDYEGKYCVSCETFVPENQVGEGDTCPDCGKPLRIVKEESYFFKMSKYQDALLKHIDENPDFILPHSRRNEVTSFIKQGLQDLSISRNTFEWGIPIEFAPGHITYVWFDALTNYLTAVGYENNVENFEERWTNGEVVHLLGKDIVRFHAIIWPCMLLSAGIKLPDKIVAHGWWTSEGEKMSKSKGNVVSPLDEIKKYGVDAFRYYLLKEVSFGNDGDYSEKAIMTKINADLANDLGNLLNRTLGMYKKYFGENIVGNAEYDEIDNSVKELFADILVKIDDHMSRLEFSRALELIWKFISRMNKYVDETSPWLLVKDKEKQQRLAGVMNILVESLYKIAVLISPYMPEAAQKIWTQLGFEENIEEALLENIKEWGLLKEGHKLGEATPIFPRLEIKKEDKEKNPINKNLKIENPINIDEFSKVELKVVEILEVDKVKDSDRLLKFKVKDKKNIRQIVSGVAKYYPDYKELVGKKVMAVLNLEPVELKGEISQGMLLSTEEKKRIKLVEIDASVKVGSKVK; this is encoded by the coding sequence ATGAATAATAAATTTTATATAACAACACCAATATACTATGTAAATGGTGATCCTCACGTTGGTAGTGCTTATACTACAATAGCTGCAGACACAATGGCAAGATATAAAAAAACAGCAGGATATGACGTATTTTTTTTAACAGGTACTGATGAACATGGTCAAAAAGTTGAAGAAACAGCAAAGGCTAAAGGTCTATCACCTCAAGCTTGGACAGATAAAATGGCTCCAAGATTTAAAGAAATGTGGACAGCTTTAAATGTTAAAAATGATGATTTCATAAGAACAACAGAAGAAAGACATAAAAAAGCAGTTACAAAAATTCTAAAGACTGTATATGAAAAGGGAGATATTTATAAAGGAGATTATGAAGGAAAATATTGTGTTTCTTGTGAAACATTTGTTCCTGAAAATCAAGTTGGAGAAGGGGATACTTGTCCAGATTGTGGGAAACCTTTAAGAATAGTAAAAGAGGAATCATATTTCTTTAAAATGTCAAAATATCAAGATGCTCTATTAAAACATATAGATGAAAATCCTGATTTCATACTACCTCATTCAAGAAGAAACGAAGTGACATCTTTTATTAAACAAGGATTACAGGATTTATCAATATCTAGAAATACTTTCGAATGGGGAATTCCTATAGAATTTGCACCTGGGCACATAACTTATGTTTGGTTTGATGCTTTAACAAACTATTTAACAGCAGTTGGATATGAAAATAATGTTGAGAATTTTGAAGAAAGATGGACAAATGGAGAAGTAGTTCATCTTTTAGGAAAAGATATAGTTAGATTCCATGCTATTATTTGGCCTTGTATGCTACTTTCAGCAGGAATTAAATTACCTGATAAAATAGTTGCCCATGGTTGGTGGACATCTGAAGGAGAAAAAATGTCAAAATCTAAAGGAAATGTTGTTTCCCCTTTAGATGAAATAAAAAAATATGGTGTAGATGCATTTAGATACTACCTATTAAAGGAAGTTTCATTTGGAAATGATGGAGATTATTCTGAAAAAGCAATTATGACTAAGATAAATGCAGATTTAGCAAATGATTTAGGGAATCTATTAAATAGAACCCTAGGAATGTACAAAAAATATTTTGGAGAAAATATAGTAGGAAATGCTGAATATGATGAAATAGATAATAGTGTAAAAGAATTGTTTGCTGATATTTTAGTGAAGATAGATGATCACATGTCAAGATTGGAATTTTCAAGAGCTTTAGAATTAATTTGGAAATTTATTTCTAGAATGAATAAATATGTGGATGAAACTTCACCTTGGTTACTTGTGAAAGATAAAGAAAAACAACAAAGATTAGCAGGAGTAATGAATATTTTAGTTGAATCTTTGTATAAAATAGCAGTTTTAATTTCTCCATATATGCCAGAAGCAGCTCAAAAAATATGGACTCAATTGGGATTTGAAGAAAATATAGAAGAAGCTCTTTTGGAAAATATAAAAGAATGGGGATTATTAAAAGAGGGACATAAATTAGGAGAAGCAACACCTATTTTCCCAAGATTAGAAATAAAAAAAGAAGATAAAGAAAAAAATCCAATAAATAAAAATTTAAAAATAGAAAATCCAATAAATATTGATGAATTTTCAAAAGTTGAATTAAAAGTTGTTGAAATATTAGAAGTTGATAAAGTGAAAGATTCAGACAGACTTTTAAAATTTAAAGTAAAAGATAAAAAAAATATAAGACAGATAGTTTCAGGAGTTGCTAAATATTATCCAGACTATAAAGAATTAGTAGGAAAAAAAGTAATGGCAGTATTAAACTTAGAACCAGTTGAATTAAAGGGAGAAATATCTCAAGGTATGCTTCTTAGTACAGAGGAAAAGAAAAGAATTAAACTAGTTGAAATTGATGCTTCTGTAAAAGTTGGGTCCAAGGTAAAATAA